The DNA sequence GCGCCGACGCTCGAGCTGCTGGTCGTCGCCCGGATCATCCAAGGCTTCGCCGCCTCCGCCGTGATCCCGGGTTCGGTCGCGTTGCTCGCGCACGCGTTCCCGGAGCCGGCCGCGCGGGCGCGGGTGATGGGCCTGTGGGGCACGGTCGCGGGCTGTGCGCTGGTGCTCGGCCCGCTGATCGGCGGCCCGCTGACGGACGCGTTCGGCTGGCCGTCGATCTTCCTGCTCAACGTGCCGATCGGGCTGGTCGCCGTCGTGCTGGGCCGCCGCGGGATCACCGAGTCCCGCGACCCGGCGCACGGCGCGCTCGACCTGACCGGCCAGGTGCTCGGCGCGCTGTGGATCGGCCTGCTGACGTTCGCCGTGATCGAGGCCGGGCGGCTCGGGCTGAGCGCGTCCGTGCTGGTCACCGGGGCACTCGGGCTCGCCGCGCTGACGGCGTTCATCGTGGTCGAGCTGCGCGCGGAGCACCCGATGCTGCCGGTGCGGCTGTTCGCCCGGACGCGGTTCTCGGTGGCCATCTTCGCCGCGTGGAGCCTCGGGTTCGCGGCCTACCCGGCGGTCTTCCTGATCGGCGTCTACCTGCAGCAGGCCCGCGGCGCGACGGCGACCGAGGCGGGTGTCCAGATGCTGCCGTACGTGCTGGCGAACGTCGTCGCGGCCTTCGCCGCCGGCCGCCTTTCGGCGCGCTACGGCGCGGAGCGGCTCCTGCCGATCAGCTACTTCGTCGCGGCCGTCGGCTCCTTCGCGTTCCTGGTACTGGACGCGCAGAGCCCGTACTGGCTGGTGGCGATCGCGTTCGCGATGGCCGGCGCCGGGGTCGGGCTGTCGGTGACGCCGTCGAACATCGTCGGGCTGGCCGGGCTGCCGGGCCACCGCAGCGGGATCGCGTCGGCGACGGTCAACGCCGCCCGCCAGACCGGCACCGCCCTCGGCGTCGCCGCGCTGGGCGCGCTGCTGGCCGGCGGCGCGACGCTGCCGAGCGGCCTGCACGCGGCGATGGGTGTGGCCGGCGTGGTGCTGCTCGCGGTGACCGTGCTCACCG is a window from the Amycolatopsis sp. NBC_00355 genome containing:
- a CDS encoding DHA2 family efflux MFS transporter permease subunit produces the protein MTLTAPVTRRAGLLVAVFLGSFMALLDVSVVSVALPTMQRTLGTSFSGLQWIIDGYTVALTAVILSGGTLGDRYGRKLVYLCGLALFTVASVGCALAPTLELLVVARIIQGFAASAVIPGSVALLAHAFPEPAARARVMGLWGTVAGCALVLGPLIGGPLTDAFGWPSIFLLNVPIGLVAVVLGRRGITESRDPAHGALDLTGQVLGALWIGLLTFAVIEAGRLGLSASVLVTGALGLAALTAFIVVELRAEHPMLPVRLFARTRFSVAIFAAWSLGFAAYPAVFLIGVYLQQARGATATEAGVQMLPYVLANVVAAFAAGRLSARYGAERLLPISYFVAAVGSFAFLVLDAQSPYWLVAIAFAMAGAGVGLSVTPSNIVGLAGLPGHRSGIASATVNAARQTGTALGVAALGALLAGGATLPSGLHAAMGVAGVVLLAVTVLTAVTLRRAG